Within Coffea arabica cultivar ET-39 chromosome 4e, Coffea Arabica ET-39 HiFi, whole genome shotgun sequence, the genomic segment TTCAAATGGTAACTCAATCTCATCGCTAATTATCACAGGAACACAATGACTAGCAATGGCATCAAAAAGCCTGTTTGAGGAAGGAGTATCTCCTGCAATATTAAGGCAGAATTTGGATAGGGCCATGCCACGGGATGCCTGTTTTATACCATTACTTCCAATACTTCCAAATGTGAAATGTACATCCTTCTCATCTTTGAGAAGATAGTAGAGTTCCTGACGAATTATGCCACcctgaaaattaaaaagaaaaatcatgagaATTTAAACTTTATCATCAGGACTTGTAGAAAAGGAAAATCCAGACTTAGATCTATGACCAAATGGTGAGACAGAAGAAAGCAACAAAAGTTTCTGTATAGGTATGATTAGGTTGTTAGGAATTGAAGGGGGAGGTAAGGGTGTTATCTAACTGGAGATGGTGAACGAGTGTGCATGGCTTTGAATGAGCTGATAGAATCTGTTTATTCAGGATGCTGGACGTCAAAAAACTATACCACTGTGGCCCAGATTTCTGTTCAATGAAAGTAGGTATTGTAGCAACAAACTGGGGAACTTAACAAACATTGAAGCTAATAACAGACAATCAGCATCATACCAAATCAGACAATGCATAAGTACATCTGTAATTGCATGTATGACTATCGACGAAGAAAACAAGATTATGTACAAACAAATATATGCGCTCATGTTCGTACGATACCAACATTTTCCTGACTTGAATAATAAGATGCCAATTCCATATTAATGTGAAGTATTTCTTTTAAAAGTAACTCCTGGTTACCATAATTCAAAATAGTTTTAATTCTAAAATCATGAATTCATGGATATATGACAGTCTGATGTGAGGTTATAACCGGAATGACCATTTCAACCACTATGTCGTCCTGCAGATTTATTGTCAGTATCTAAAACCAATGCATTTTCCATTTGAAGGTTCTTATAAAACTCAGTAATTTTTTCTGTGTGAAAAAGAATAAGTTTCACGCATAACAGCAGCAATTTGCAAGCCTTCCATTTTAAGTCATATGGGTACATAAAGCTGAAAGACTTCAAAATGCTCAATGCTGACTGAGTGAAAACCTCAGAAGACCTTTTCAGTTACCACATTTCAGCCCCAAAACGTTCCCTAAAGTTAGGATCACATCACAGAGATTGTAGGAATAATAACAACAAAACAGGGAACCCAAGAGGCTCCAACTCACGGGTTGCAACACAAGATCAACATTGCAGACAAAATGTGTAAAGATTAAACAATTCTAGGGTAGAAGAACCAAATGAAAATAAGAGCAGAGACTTACAGCTTTCCTGTAGATTGCACCTTGGAAATACACCAGTGTGGGCCGTTTTTCAAATGGGGCTGAGTCACTAGATGAAATTGTCTTCACCATATGTTTATAGGGAGCAATTATATCCTTGTCAAGATTTGCTACATGAGGAGGGTATCTTCCAAAATCTGCAAGCACAAACTTGGCAGAATGCAACTTCTTCCTTGCATTCAACAAACTATTCGGATGGTGGGCTACAATCAAATGATCTTTCCCATGCAATCGTTTCCACTCATCCCTATCCTTCAGAAACTCAACTAATTTATCTTGCAGTAATCGGTTCACACTGACTTTCTCCTTCCCGTGAAGCTTAGAATGACGGTTGTAACTTAGAGATGCAAAGAATGGCACAAACAGGATATCTGCTTCAGTCGAATGCTCCACTCTGATGGCAGTACATGGTCTATCTAcatttggagaatttgatgatagGAGATCAAGTGTGAGCCAGTACTCAATGCTGTGTTGTAAATTCAAACCACCAGGATATGAAGGTACTTGATGCAGATCACTAACATCAGGCCACAATTGATTCACACCTCCTCTCCAAttcaacaatccaaaatgaaattCAGCAGGCAAGTCATACATATAGACCCTAAGAagagccttacttggatcacaTTTTACTCTCCTTGCATCATGTCCTAGTCCATCCAACTTCTCAGTGAAATTCACATAAGGAACCTCTTCATTTCTAACTTCTTCAGTAGTTAAAGTTTCAGAAGGGTTGACATTGTCTTTCGAGCAACTAGATGGACTATTGACAAGGAAAACCTGAAGAACCGAGATGTTTCTGAAAGAACTGCCACAAAATTGGAAGAGGGACAATGATGAAAGAAGTAAAAGAAACAGCGAAAGGCCTATCAGGCAAGAAAGAAACCTTGAGGGTAGTATACTTTTCTCCGACATTGTAGACATTTTTCAAGAAGCAGAACTGAAAAAAGTCActttcttgaacctcttgaagCTTAGTACCTTCAAGAAGAGAAATTAATGACTTCCTTCCAGGACAAAATGGGCTTAGATTCTACACAAAAAACACCTGTTCCTTTTTAAGAAACAATTAAATGAAGCTCCAGAATAGTGTCAATGCCATCCAAATAAGTAGGAACACTCAAAAGGGTTGCCAATTCAGTCCATAAACTCTAACCTTTCacccaaaatccaaaatttcACATCCCACGAAATAAAAACCGAAGAAAAAGAGAGCTAATTTCCTCTGTATTTGCCTAAGTCTACAATCACTCTCTGTTCTCACTGTTCAGAAGAATCAGGAATATCAACCTGCAGGCAAAATAAATACAGAAGAATAACAAAATATTAAAACTTTCCCAAGAATTTCATCCAAAAGAGGaggtcaaaaaaagaaaaaaaaaacacacacacacacacgcacgcACGCACGCACGCACGCACCCTTTTCAGCTCAAGAAAAGTAGCAATTCCTAAAGGTATGATCTTTAAGAAACAGAACAATACAATATTAACTACAGTAGCTATTTCTTAGGATCTTGGTCATCAAGACTAACTAATTCTTCATgggaaaatatcacaatatcacaaataaaacaaaaatgcaaattacCTAATTAGCTTCTTCTTGAGCTAAATATTGATCGGTTTGGAGCAGACAGGTCCCAGTTAAGAGAGCATTGCCCGCAGGCACCCAAAAAAGAAGTTCTTGAAAGTGATCCCATTTGAGAATTCAGTGGCTCTAATGACAATCTATATATCAATCAAGACTAGTTCTCTAgtctttttattaattgaatattcAGCTTTTTATGCCATTCTTGAAAGTggaccaacaaaaaaaaaaaaaaaaaaaaggagagagtagTTTCAAGACACTTTTGGCGTGCCCAAAAGAACAAAACCCCTTTATTAACGGAATAAATGAATCACTTTTTATTAGGAAGTTTTCCTTGTACGCTGGACAAAATGATGACGTGTCACTGTTTGGTAGATGGTGCGGAAACTAATGCTTCTTGGCTGTGTTTAGGTACGTTTGGTTTATAATAGACCACGCATTCAATGAtcaaaggtcatctcattttATAGGAAGTACAACATGTAAGGCATATGGTACGAGTCCTTTTAATGGGTCTACTGTAGACTTGATATACAGACTACTTGCCCATTGCTACCTAAACTTCTTAATGGTACATAATTAAACGTTGACCAAGgtttattttttgatttattttatttgtatttatcttttttttttggaagcatATTTGTATTTATCTTTGTTTTACGTCGTTTGGGTTCAACCAACTTTACCAAATGTTGATTGATCAATCAAGTGTTTATTTGGGGGAGGGGGGAGGAGGGTTGCGTGGgagaaattgaaaataatatatTCTAAATTTAGAATTTTCTGCTTATAGAAATAAGAAAAAAGTGTTTATTAGAGGAAAAATTATATAAACAATCATTGAAATACAATCAAGTATTTATTAGAAAGGAGGTTCCGTAAAAGGAATTATATACAGGAGATTCTGAATTTAAAACTTGTGGCTTAAATAAAATGCATTTATTTAATGGAGTTTTAGATAAACAGCCACTGGTGGACAACATCTAATGCATGTGGTACAAGCTATGGGGAATTCCTCTTGCTATGTTGACTTGCTTGTTAGTCCTTGGGGGCCCTCTACAGTGAAACATTTGGCCAGCACTTTGTTTTCTCATATTGAACTCAATATATTGGATGAGAATATATTAAAGGTAAGAAAGAAACCAACTTTACAATTGGTTGGATCATGCAAGTGGTAAAGGAAGCAATGGCCAGTGTGTCAATGTCATGCAACAAGAAGGCATATGAACTTTTTACATGAAGGGTTGTATTAGTTTGGTATCTTCTGACTCAGTCTTCAACACTGTTTTCATTTCACATTTGTTTGTTATTAGCAATCAATCCATGGAATGAATGAGACTGTCCTTTCTTTTAAGACAAATACTTATTGAACACACTTTTTTGGTGTCAACATTAATGGTTAAGGCCCTAAGGAAGAAAACCTTTGAAAGTATTTATCATTGACAACAACAAATGCAAGATGCTCAAGCAATGTAATATTGAACTTGAAACATCCAATGTTTTTACATAATCCCTTGatgcctattttttttttttttaaaaaaaaactgacTTTTTGGGTTTGGCTCTCTTGAAATAATAGAAAATACAATAACTTATGAACCAAGAATATCTTACTTGAAGAAAATCGAAAGAAACTCTTAAATGGTAACTTTGCTGTGTGACTATGTTTTTTCTTATAAGATAGGAATAATATTAGAAACCTAATATGAGGTTTTTTTTATATCACTTAACACCcttgaagttttaaaaaaaatgatatttgaaattttgagataatGACCCAAGATACAGGAACAATgaataaagggataatttcataaacttaTCTTGAGGTTTGTTTTAATATCGCTTAGCACCTTCATACTTTCAAAAATCtctcttattttcctttttttttataaaagcaAATTTCATTATCAGATTACTGGAAATCATCCTGCACAATGTGATTTATATCACTGCCATAATGATAGATTAAACATGCACTAAAAATTATAAATCTACAATTTAACACATACTATaatagatttgaaaaattatcaacagaTATAATAGATCTCTTATTTTCCCTTAATTGACATGCATTGTGACATTGTCAGCACTTGTGAGTTGAATTAgcattaaaaaaattcatatcAGAGGAgagataatatatattttactttcatttatACTCTTATGCTGCCCTCTATATGAATGCTAGAACAGCAAGTCACTAtcaatataaatttaaaatgctAAGGACAAAGAGTGTAGCAAAAGAGAAAAGTCGTAGTAGGTCAGTAGTTTTATTATGAAAGCATCAAGATAGCAACTTGAGAACCACAATTTGTGCAGCAAAAGATGCAATTTAGAGAGGAAATTCGGAGAAGATATTGTAACAAATTATGACAATTTTAGTTAATCAATTAGGTATTGCCAGCAAGGTAATATAGTCAATTCTCCATCAAGGCCGATGACCTATTCTCTTTGCTACAATTAGCGTAGCACCCTTAATTTAAGATACcggtttttttttcccttcgtGTTTCTAAATTTCTAAAAGATGCATGGGTGAAACATCTCTTTCTATACAGCATAAACAATAATAAAGACAACGTACGCACAACAAAACATGTAAGTAGTCTTTTTAGAGCCCAATACAAGCTGATTTAGTTGACAAAGACGTGCCACTTTTCACAAAAAGTTATATGTTTGAATTCCACTGCTAATATGAGAGCTATATTAGTGGGTCTCTATAACCAACGTATTGTTCCGGAGGTATGTCCTGATCTGTGATGGTGATCAGAGCCGAATCTACCCAAAACATtttttcttaccaaaaaaaaaaaaaagtctttctGCAAGCAAAGACCAAATGAAATgccataaaaataattaaattggcATTAGGTGGGTTTGCAATAGATTAATAGAGTAGATGCAATGACAAATAGGCAAAGATCTTTGCTTGGTAATGATATTCAAGGGGCAAAGCCATGTGATGGTGAGGGTGGGCAATTGCACCCCTAAACTTCAAAAGATTAGAAATTTAGCTAGTAAATTTGtactttttaatttcttttctatttgtacttcctaaaatttttaaaactatcCTTACCTATTGCCGCaactaatttttcttaagtTCCTTCCTTTACTTCCGTTCTATTGAAGATTTAAACTATCACCATCGTCGACATAGAGATGAGATGAAAATCTTTTAATTTAACTTCAATAAATAGGGAAAAATCCACTTTTCGTCCCCAAACTTTAAGTCAGAGACACATTTCGTCCCTCAACTTTCAGGTGATACACATTTGgtctttgaattaattttttttggacaCATTTGGTTAGAAAACGTTAATTTGTCGAAATTGGACGGAGAAGGTCACGTGCATTGCGCGTGGCCGTTAAGTGATACACAAAACTCAGTCAAACagtcaaaatcaaacaaaatttccccaatttcatCTTCCCGTTCTCTCCTCCATTCTGATATTTTGCACGGCGACAAAAAGTTGCAATTGAAAACCCTAGCTTAAAAAATTGCATTCTAAGATGAAATTGAGCCAAGTGGGGAAAAGTGTTTGATTAGGTTGGCTTGTACAAGTAAGAACTTAGTTGAATCAAGTGTAGTTGCCCTAAAAAATGAGGTCCAGAAGCTCGGAAGCCTCCTCAAATTCGTCCAGCAGCTGCCGTGTCGTGTGTGGGTGTGGATTAAAAGCAAAATTGACCACTTGTTGGCGGGATGACAACCCTGGAAGAAGATTTTATGGTTGTCCACGATGGCCGGTAagcttttgttattttgttggatATTTTGTGGAGGACAATTGTGAAAATTCGTTCGATTTCTGATGATGTACAAATGTAATTGTATTACAGAAATTGGATAGATGTAAATATTTTGAATGGTTGGACGAACCAATCTGTGTAAGAGGAAGGAGCATCATACCTGGTTTGCTGAGAAAGATGAATCGAATGGAGGAAACAATTGAAAAAAAACgtagaaggaaaaaaattctgatttgcaTTATCTTCTTGTTAGCTATGCTTGTTATTGTATTAGTTGTTGGGGGAAAGAGTCGACATACAA encodes:
- the LOC140006136 gene encoding probable arabinosyltransferase ARAD1, whose product is MSTMSEKSILPSRFLSCLIGLSLFLLLLSSLSLFQFCGSSFRNISVLQVFLVNSPSSCSKDNVNPSETLTTEEVRNEEVPYVNFTEKLDGLGHDARRVKCDPSKALLRVYMYDLPAEFHFGLLNWRGGVNQLWPDVSDLHQVPSYPGGLNLQHSIEYWLTLDLLSSNSPNVDRPCTAIRVEHSTEADILFVPFFASLSYNRHSKLHGKEKVSVNRLLQDKLVEFLKDRDEWKRLHGKDHLIVAHHPNSLLNARKKLHSAKFVLADFGRYPPHVANLDKDIIAPYKHMVKTISSSDSAPFEKRPTLVYFQGAIYRKAGGIIRQELYYLLKDEKDVHFTFGSIGSNGIKQASRGMALSKFCLNIAGDTPSSNRLFDAIASHCVPVIISDEIELPFEDILDYSEFCIFIRASEAVKSGYLLNLLRGIERDKWTKMWEKLKDIASHYEYQYPSRPGDAVDMIWQAVSRKISGVKSSVHRKTRYERTQILVVGQSSTS